AGCGTTCTTGCCTGGAGTTTGAGCGAAGGGTTTTGGCGCTTCATCGCGGTGGGAGTAACCGTTTTCACGATTGGTGCACTTTGGGCGACATTCGCGGTGCCAGATGACCCCAGTCGTTCGGGGAATGCACCCGTGCCGGTGCCCGGAGTGGTTCGCCTCGTTCTGGAGTGGGCGGTGCTTTTCGGCGGTGCATGGGCGTTCTATGCGATTGGGTACTCTTGGCCGGGGTTCTGGCTCGCTACGCTTACTGTGGTCCACTATCTACTTTGGACAAGTCGCATTGCTTGGCTTTTGCAGAACTAGGCTGGGTTTGGCGCTCTGCGGACTGTCACTTGCATCAA
The Aliiroseovarius pelagivivens DNA segment above includes these coding regions:
- a CDS encoding YrdB family protein; its protein translation is MYTANLALRFLLELAALAGFSVLAWSLSEGFWRFIAVGVTVFTIGALWATFAVPDDPSRSGNAPVPVPGVVRLVLEWAVLFGGAWAFYAIGYSWPGFWLATLTVVHYLLWTSRIAWLLQN